The genomic stretch CGATGAGGACGGGCTTCGTCACGTCGCGGTAGGCCGGCACCAGGTCCGCTCGCAGGCCCCTGGCGGTCTGCGCCATCGCCGCGGGCGAGGCCAATGGACGCAATCCGCCGTCGACCGGCTGATAGCCGCTTTCAGCTCTGATCCTGATGGCGTCGGCGGGAATGTTCGGATAGCGGCCGGCGAGGTATGCCTCGACAGCCCCGACATCCTCGAAAAGCTGGCTCCCCGCGTTCACGCGCGCTTCCAGCGCGTCCAACGCTTCGGTCTCGATATAAGGCGTAAAGTCGATTGCGACGACCGAGCGCACCAGATCCGGGTATTTCGCTGCGGCCGTGACGGAATTTCGAGCACCAAGCGAATGCCCGACGAGGATGGCACGGCCTCGATCGAGCGTGCGTATCAGGCCGGCGATGTCGTCGGCATAGTCATTCGCCTCGTAGCCGGTTTCCGGCTTGTCGCTGAGGCCATGCCCCCTCTGGTCAACCGCTATCGTCGTGAACCGGTCCGAGAGCCGAGCCATCAACGGCTCGAAGACGGCGGAGTTGGAGGTGATGCCGTGGAAGAACAGCATCAACGGGCCGCTGCCCCTCTGGCGCACGTTCAAGGCGATGCGGCCGATGTCGACGCGTCGCGAGATGAAGTGGTCGGAAGCACCCTCTGCCGCCATGTCCATGATCCTCTCCTCCGCTGCCCGTCTCCAGCAAAAGGATCATACAGACCGTGGCCTCGTCAAGCAGATTGTCTGACATTCTTGCAATCTTCGGATTTGACAATCTGTCTATCCTGCTGTCAAATTTCCATGGCGTGGCGTATGCTGCTTCAGTTTTGCGACTCAAAGGCCATGAGACGTTACCTATGCCCCCAGATTTGAATTTGCGAATTTCGCCACGGACCGTGCAACGGGAGACCGTCGACAAGTTACGGCTGGCGATCTTCTCCGGTTTGTTTCAGCCGGGAAGCCGCCTCATCGAAAGTCAACTGTGCACACAACTCGGCATCAGCCGCCCCTCGCTGCGGGAGGCTTTGCGCAGTCTTGAGGCCGAGCGCCTGATCGAGATCGTGCCCAACCGCGGGCCGTCGATACCGGCGCTTTCCTGGGAGGTGGCAACCGCCATCTACGAGGTTCGAGAGCTGTTGGAAGTCGAGGCGGCGGGACGATGCGCGCTGAGGATTTCGCCGGAACAGTTGCGTGAACTCGAGAAATCCCTTTCGGCGTTCGAAGAGGCCGCATCGAGCAATGACAGCCTGGCGCAGGTCATGACCGCCGCGGACTTCTATTCGATCATACTGGCGAACTGCGGCAATCCGATCCTGGAGGAAGTCCATCGCGGTCTGGTGGCCAGGATCAGCTTCTTTCGAGGACGGTCGATGTCCCTGGAGGGTAGAGCGCAAAGCAGCCTGGCGGAGATGAGGGAGATCTTCGAATCCATCGCCGCCGGCGACGAGAAGGCCGCCCGCAAAGCCTCGAAGCATCACGTCCTGAGGGCGAAAGCGGCCGCGAAGATATCCATGGACCACGGGATTTGAGTTCTTCGATCGACTGTTGTTCCGTCTGAAGACTCGACGTCCTTCATGACGTTTTCGGATCGGCCGAACGCAGATCGGTGCGCGGCTTTCTTCATGTCGGTGTCAGACATGCCGGCCATCGAAGCCGGCAAATGGCAGATGGAGTGATGATGACCAGGGCCGATGTCGAGCGTAGACCGAATTGCGATATCGTCATCGTCGGCGGCGGGTCAGCCGGATCGTTGCTTGCCGCGCGACTGAGTGAAGATCCGGACAGTCGCGTTCTGCTGATCGAGGCAGGCGAAGAGGCGACGGATCCCGACATCTGGAACCCCGCCGAATGGCCGGCGCTTCAGGGCCGCAGCTACGATTGGGACTATCGCACGGAGCCGCAGGCCGGCACCGCAGGCCGGGTGCATCATTGGGCGCGCGGGCGGTTGATCGGCGGCTCGAGCTGCCTGCACGCGATGGGTTATATGCGCGGGCATCCTGCCGACTTCCAGGCCTGGGTCGATGCGACCGGGGATCGCCGATGGAGCTGGGATGAACTGCTGCCGGTTTTCCAGTCTATCGAAGACCACCCGCTTGGTGGCGACGGCATTCATGGCAAAGGCGGGCCGCTGCCTGTCCATTTACCGGTGGACGAAGTCAGTCCGCTTGCCCGTGCCTTCATCGAGGCCGGCGCATCGTTGGGCCTGCCTCGCCTTGAGGGCCACAACAGCGGAGAGATGATCGGCGTCACCCCGAACTCCTTGAATATTCGCGACGGGCGGCGGGTCACAGTGGCGGACGCCTGGCTCACAGAGGCGGTTCGCGGCCGCAAGAACCTGACCATCCTTACGGGCTCCCGGGTGTGGCGGCTCAAGCTGGAGGGCAATCAGGTCCGCAGCCTCGAGGTCGTCGGGCGACAGGGATCGGTCGAGATCTTGGCGGATCGAGTCGTCCTTTGCGCCGGAGCGCTGGAAAGTCCGGCCTTGCTGATGCGTTCGGGCATCGGTCCGCGCGATGTGCTCG from Mesorhizobium sp. 113-3-3 encodes the following:
- a CDS encoding 2-(acetamidomethylene)succinate hydrolase, which encodes MDMAAEGASDHFISRRVDIGRIALNVRQRGSGPLMLFFHGITSNSAVFEPLMARLSDRFTTIAVDQRGHGLSDKPETGYEANDYADDIAGLIRTLDRGRAILVGHSLGARNSVTAAAKYPDLVRSVVAIDFTPYIETEALDALEARVNAGSQLFEDVGAVEAYLAGRYPNIPADAIRIRAESGYQPVDGGLRPLASPAAMAQTARGLRADLVPAYRDVTKPVLIVRGESSKLVSAAALAKTSQLRPDLPVVVIPGADHYVNEVSPEITLKAITNFIDA
- a CDS encoding GntR family transcriptional regulator — its product is MSDILAIFGFDNLSILLSNFHGVAYAASVLRLKGHETLPMPPDLNLRISPRTVQRETVDKLRLAIFSGLFQPGSRLIESQLCTQLGISRPSLREALRSLEAERLIEIVPNRGPSIPALSWEVATAIYEVRELLEVEAAGRCALRISPEQLRELEKSLSAFEEAASSNDSLAQVMTAADFYSIILANCGNPILEEVHRGLVARISFFRGRSMSLEGRAQSSLAEMREIFESIAAGDEKAARKASKHHVLRAKAAAKISMDHGI
- a CDS encoding GMC family oxidoreductase translates to MADGVMMTRADVERRPNCDIVIVGGGSAGSLLAARLSEDPDSRVLLIEAGEEATDPDIWNPAEWPALQGRSYDWDYRTEPQAGTAGRVHHWARGRLIGGSSCLHAMGYMRGHPADFQAWVDATGDRRWSWDELLPVFQSIEDHPLGGDGIHGKGGPLPVHLPVDEVSPLARAFIEAGASLGLPRLEGHNSGEMIGVTPNSLNIRDGRRVTVADAWLTEAVRGRKNLTILTGSRVWRLKLEGNQVRSLEVVGRQGSVEILADRVVLCAGALESPALLMRSGIGPRDVLDAAGVGCLIDMPDIGRNLQDHLLGAGNLYAARKPVPPSRLQHSESMAYMRADSFTAAGQPEIVVGCGVAPIVSECFRAPAAGTAYSLLFGITHPTSRGSVRISGPELGDRLIIDPGYLQTGRDRELFRQALEAARTIGHGEELAGWRERELLPGSLNSAAEIDDFIARSVITHHHPCGTCRMGKDPDAVVDANLRLKALDNVFVVDASIMPRLTAGPIHAAVLAIAETFARRH